From a single Maylandia zebra isolate NMK-2024a linkage group LG3, Mzebra_GT3a, whole genome shotgun sequence genomic region:
- the LOC112431598 gene encoding low affinity immunoglobulin gamma Fc region receptor II-like gives MIKAPNQNEYRIRSASSSNSGNYRCKGRMKSSQHKTTEWSDSVTLTVSDNEPRPVLTVSPSWLSPGASVTLNCEVELPSAGWSFYWYKAVPDLSEKSSSYELLPDGSGTAQDSYIIHGQTHTAGYVCRAGRGDPEYHTDHSQPKFVWSAVQHFTSDSVSLTCEGNFTEWRVRKFSEDGRLSDCRRMTGSTCDINTSKSDTAVYWCESGSGEFSSAVNITVQNDGDGPILVSPVHPVTEGASVSLSCSLRTQKILSNVFFYHNDKLLQNDPRGELKISAVSKSDEGFYKCQYSGRESAQSWMSVKVTVSGADSSSSPVWLIVRLVCGVSLIIILLLLLYRCTTTNSETFSFT, from the exons ATGATAAAAGCTCcaaatcaaaatgaatacaGGATTAGATCTGCTTCATCATCCAACAGTGGAAACTATCGCTGTAAGGGCAGAATGAAAAGTTCACAGCATAAAACAACAGAGTGGAGTGATTCAGTCACACTGACAGTTTCTGACA ATGAACCCCGTCCTGTCCTCACTGTGTCTCCATCATGGCTGAGTCCTGGAGCCTCAGTAACTCTGAACTGTGAGGTTGAACTTCCGTCTGCAGGATGGAGCTTCTACTGGTATAAAGCTGTTCCTGATCTATCAGAGAAATCCTCCAGTTATGAGCTGCTACCTGATGGCAGTGGGACTGCACAGGACTCCTACATCATTcatggacagacacacacagcaggatatgtgtgcagagctggaagaggagacccagagtatcacactgatcacagtcAACCAAAGTTTGTCTGGTCTGCAG TGCAACACTTCACCTCTGACTCTGTCTCACTGACCTGTGAGGGAAACTTCACTGAGTGGAGAGTGAGGAAGTTCTCTGAGGACGGCCGACTCTCTGACTGTAGGAGAATGACTGGATCCACATGTGACATCAACACATCAAAGTCAGATACTGCAGTGTACTGGTGTGAGTCTGGATCAGGAGAGTTCAGCAGTGCAGTCAACATCACTGTACAGA ATGATGGTGATGGTCCTATCCTGGTGAGTCCTGTTCATCCTGTGACTGAGGGAGCTTCTGTTAGTCTGAGCTGCAGTTTGAGAACACAAAAAATACTttccaatgtgtttttctatcacaATGACAAACTTCTTCAAAATGATCCCCGAGGGGAGCTGAAGATCTCTGCAGTGTCAAAGTCTGATGAAGGTTTCTACAAGTGTCAGTACTCAGGAAGAGAGTCAGCACAGAGCTGGATGTCAGTTAAAG TAACTGTGTCAGGAGCTGACAGCTCTTCGTCTCCTGTGTGGTTGATTGTTCGACTGGTTTGTGGAGTCTCTCTCATTATTATTCTCCTGCTCTTGTTGTATCGCTGCACAACAACCAACAGTGAGACCTTTTCCTTTACTTAA